In Lemur catta isolate mLemCat1 chromosome 18, mLemCat1.pri, whole genome shotgun sequence, a genomic segment contains:
- the SLC38A3 gene encoding sodium-coupled neutral amino acid transporter 3: MEAPLQTEMVELVPNGKHSEGLLPAIAPTAGNQRIEDPGRSCAEGKGFLQKSPSKEPHFTDFEGKTSFGMSVFNLSNAIMGSGILGLAYAMANTGIILFLFLLTAVALLSSYSIHLLLKSSGIVGIRAYEQLGYRAFGTPGKLAAALAITLQNIGAMSSYLYIIKSELPLVIQTFLNLEEKSSDWYVNGNYLVILVSVVIILPLALMRQLGYLGYSSGFSLSCMVFFLIAVIYKKFHVPCPLPPNLANITGNSSHVEVFEEKVQLQVETDTAAFCTPSYFTLNSQTAYTIPIMAFAFVCHPEVLPIYTELKDPSKRKMQHVANLSIAVMYIMYFLAALFGYLTFYDGVESELLHTYNKVDTFDVLILCVRVAVLTAVTLTVPIVLFPVRRAIQQMLFQKHEFSWLRHVIIAICLLTCINLLVIFAPNILGIFGVIGATSAPCLIFIFPAIFYFRIVPTEKEPVRSTPKILALCFAVLGLLLMTMSLSFIIIDWVSGTGQHGGNH; this comes from the exons ATGGAGGCACCTTTGCAGACAGAGATGGTGGAGCTGGTGCCCAATGGCAAACACTCGGAGGGGCTACTCCCTGCCATCGCCCCCACAGCAGGAAACCAGAG GATTGAGGACCCCGGACGGAGCTGTGCTGAGGGCAAGGGCTTCCTGCAGAAAAGCCCCAGCAAAGAGCCTCACTTCACCGAC TTTGAGGGGAAGACATCGTTCGGGATGTCAGTGTTCAACCTCAGCAACGCCATCATGGGCAGCGGCATCCTGGGGCTCGCCTATGCCATGGCCAACACAGGCATCATCCTATTCCT GTTCTTGCTGACAGCTGTCGCTCTGCTCTCCAGCTACTCCATCCACCTGCTACTCAAGTCCTCAGGGATTGTGG GTATCCGCGCCTATGAGCAGCTGGGTTACCGTGCCTTCGGGACCCCTGGAAAGCTGGCGGCAGCCCTGGCCATCACGCTGCAGAACATCGGAG CCATGTCCAGCTACCTGTACATCATCAAGTCCGAGCTGCCCCTTGTCATACAGACCTTCCTGAACCTGGAGGAGAAAAGCTC AGACTGGTACGTGAATGGGAATTACCTGGTGATCCTGGTCTCTGTCGTCATCATTCTGCCCCTGGCACTGATGCGGCAGCTTG GCTACCTGGGCTACTCCAGTGGCTTCTCTCTCAGCTGTATGGTGTTCTTCCTAATTGCA GTCATCTACAAAAAGTTTCACGTGCCCTGCCCGCTGCCCCCCAACCTCGCCAATATCACAGGCAACTCCAGCCACGTAGAGGTCTTTGAGGAGAAGGTGCAGCTGCAGGTGGAGACTGACACTGCAGCCTTCTGCACCCCGAGCTACTTCACACTCAACTCACAG ACAGCATACACCATCCCCATCATGGCCTTCGCCTTTGTCTGCCACCCCGAGGTGCTGCCCATCTATACGGAGCTCAAGGA CCCCTCCAAGAGGAAGATGCAGCACGTTGCCAACCTGTCCATCGCCGTCATGTACATCATGTATTTCCTGGCTGCCCTCTTCGGCTACCTCACCTTCTATG ACGGGGTGGAGTCGGAGCTGCTGCACACCTATAACAAGGTGGATACATTTGATGTGCTGatcctgtgtgtgcgtgtggccGTGCTGACAGCCGTCACACTCACAGTGCCAATCGTTCTGTTCCCG gtgcGCCGCGCCATCCAACAGATGCTGTTTCAAAAGCATGAGTTCAGCTGGCTACGGCACGTCATCATTGCCATTTGCCTGCTCACTTGTATCAACCTGCTGGTCATCTTCGCCCCCAACATCCTGGGCATCTTCGGGGTCATTG GTGCCACATCTGCCCCATGCCTCATCTTCATCTTCCCTGCCATCTTCTACTTCCGAATCGTGCCCACTGAGAAGGAACCTGTGAGATCCACCCCCAAAATCCTG GCCCTTTGTTTTGCTGTGCTTGGCCTCTTGCTGATGACCATGAGCTTGAGCTTCATCATCATTGACTGGGTCTCAGGGACCGGCCAGCATGGAGGAAACCACTAG
- the GNAT1 gene encoding guanine nucleotide-binding protein G(t) subunit alpha-1, with translation MGAGASAEEKHSRELEKKLKEDAEKDARTVKLLLLGAGESGKSTIVKQMKIIHQDGYSLEECLEFIAIIYGNTLQSILAIVRAMTTLNIQYGDSARQDDARKLMHMADTIEEGTMPKEMSDIIQRLWKDSGIQACFDRASEYQLNDSAGYYLSDLERLVTPGYVPTEQDVLRSRVKTTGIIETQFSFKDLNFRMFDVGGQRSERKKWIHCFEGVTCIIFIAALSAYDMVLVEDDEVNRMHESLHLFNSICNHRYFATTSIVLFLNKKDVFSEKIKKAHLSICFPDYDGPNTYEDAGNYIKVQFLELNMRRDVKEIYSHMTCATDTQNVKFVFDAVTDIIIKENLKDCGLF, from the exons ATGGGGGCTGGGGCCAGCGCTGAGGAGAAGCACTCCAGGGAGCTAGAAAAGAAGCTGAAAGAGGATGCTGAGAAGGATGCTCGAACAGTGAAACTGCTGCTTCTGG GTGCCGGTGAGTCCGGGAAGAGCACCATTGTCAAGCAGATGAA GATTATCCACCAGGACGGGTACTCACTGGAAGAGTGCCTCGAGTTCATAGCCATCATCTATGGCAACACTTTGCAGTCCATCCTGGCCATCGTGCGCGCCATGACCACGCTCAACATCCAGTACGGAGACTCTGCGCGCCAG gacGACGCCCGGAAGCTGATGCACATGGCAGACACTATCGAGGAGGGCACGATGCCCAAGGAGATGTCGGACATCATCCAGCGGCTGTGGAAGGACTCGGGTATCCAGGCCTGTTTCGATCGCGCCTCCGAGTACCAGCTCAACGACTCCGCGGGCTA CTACCTCTCCGACCTGGAGCGCCTGGTAACCCCGGGCTACGTGCCCACTGAGCAGGACGTGCTGCGCTCCCGTGTCAAGACCACCGGCATCATTGAGACTCAGTTCTCCTTCAAGGACCTCAACTTCCG CATGTTCGACGTGGGCGGGCAGCGCTCGGAGCGCAAGAAGTGGATCCACTGCTTCGAGGGCGTGACCTGCATTATCTTCATCGCGGCGCTGAGCGCCTACGACATGGTGCTGGTGGAGGACGACGAAGTG AACCGTATGCACGAGAGCCTGCACCTGTTCAACAGCATCTGCAACCACCGCTACTTCGCCACCACGTCCATCGTGCTCTTCCTCAACAAGAAGGATGTTTTCTCCGAAAAGATAAAAAAGGCTCACCTCAGCATCTGCTTCCCGGACTACGACG ggcCCAACACCTATGAGGACGCCGGCAACTACATCAAGGTGCAGTTCCTTGAGCTCAACATGCGACGCGACGTGAAGGAGATCTATTCCCACATGACGTGCGCCACCGACACGCAGAACGTCAAATTTGTCTTCGACGCTGTCACTGACATCATCATCAAGGAGAACCTCAAAGACTGCGGCCTCTTCTGA